Proteins from one Dermacentor variabilis isolate Ectoservices chromosome 1, ASM5094787v1, whole genome shotgun sequence genomic window:
- the LOC142559892 gene encoding uncharacterized protein LOC142559892 has protein sequence MAWCRLALLSALAACAYSGNVGGFGYGPGLGAAGLGGTGLGGVGLGGVGFGGPGLGLGGLGLGGVGLGGVGLGGVGYGPVGLGGFGPGLAVGAAPVVAAPVAVAAPVAAPVAVAAPVAVAKPVATVSYVKQPVVRVGYVTKPVVSYVRQPVASVSHTIRPVVTYSAGGLGAAAALGGLGAGGLGGLSLVNGVGLAGLGGGLGYGLGAGVGGGLVGFDGLAGGLGGLGAGVGGLGGGLGAGLGSYGYGPVGVKKGYGHRRRR, from the exons ATGGCGTGGTGCAGG CTCGCACTGCTCTCGGCCCTCGCGGCGTGCGCCTACTCTGGCAACGTGGGTGGCTTCGGCTACGGTCCCGGACTTGGAGCCGCTGGTCTCGGTGGAACCGGTCTTGGTGGCGTCGGTCTCGGTGGCGTCGGCTTCGGCGGCCCCGGTCTAGGCTTAGGCGGACTAGGTCTTGGAGGCGTCGGACTAGGAGGTGTTGGACTAGGAGGTGTTGGCTATGGGCCCGTCGGTCTTGGCGGCTTCGGTCCAGGATTAGCCGTTGGTGCTGCACCCGTGGTGGCCGCGCCAGTGGCCGTGGCAGCCCCCGTGGCAGCGCCCGTGGCCGTGGCAGCGCCCGTTGCCGTCGCGAAGCCTGTGGCAACCGTGTCGTACGTGAAGCAGCCCGTGGTGCGCGTCGGCTACGTGACCAAGCCGGTGGTCAGCTACGTTAGGCAGCCGGTGGCCTCCGTGTCACACACCATCAGGCCCGTGGTTACATACTCCGCAGGTGGCctcggcgctgctgctgctttgggCGGTCTCGGCGCTGGAGGTCTTGGAGGCCTGAGCCTTGTCAATGGCGTGGGCCTTGCGGGCTTAGGAGGCGGCCTCGGATACGGTCTAGGAGCCGGTGTCGGAGGAGGGCTCGTAGGTTTTGATGGTCTCGCAGGCGGGCTTGGAGGGCTTGGCGCAGGAGTTGGGGGGCTCGGAGGAGGCCTCGGCGCTGGGCTAGGCAGCTATGGCTACGGGCCTGTCGGCGTCAAGAAGGGATACGGTCATCGCCGCCGTCGCTAG